Proteins encoded in a region of the Acropora muricata isolate sample 2 unplaced genomic scaffold, ASM3666990v1 scaffold_739, whole genome shotgun sequence genome:
- the LOC136907186 gene encoding TNF receptor-associated factor 5-like, translated as MAQTIPAFNCRFTRQVDPQLQCSICYSTMLKPVSLGCGHSGCRECLTELVTKTLMPKCPMCRTELRADSICVNIALDHITSELAVECVSVGCGWKGSYGQAPEHFKKCPKLQVVCNNEECQHKSIREEMPNHIASCSKKKIPCSECHVCVKWELMQKHQAEQCPNAVIQCPLDCGSTIPRSSITLHLHQCPEKVCLCKVPGCKKMMKRKDLTSHIMEAASSHYVLQLSEIKRLRRIIHNRCKPERTLVEVESIVSFRWRLLNFPAMLRDQTDATGDDPITSEVFSCERHKWRGLLTDKKSLFLQLVSASHPITAEFRIVLMPGQEKQKEFRSEKTTLKEGEMWGGDVCDIESFVEEDGRINIKFIIFYLNM; from the exons ATGGCACAGACTATTCCAGCGTTTAATTGTCGTTTTACGCGACAAGTAGATCCACAGTTGCAATGTTCCATTTG ttacaGCACTATGCTAAAGCCCGTAAGTTTAGGCTGTGGCCATTCTGGATGTCGTGAATGTCTCACGGAATTGGTAACAAAAACTTTGATGCCAAAATGCCCAATGTGCCGGACGGAGTTGCGTGCAGATTCCATTTGTGTGAACATTGCTCTTGATCACATAACCAGCGAACTGGCGGTTGAGTGTGTAAGCGTTGGCTGTGGTTGGAAAGGATCGTATGGACAAGCCCCTGAGCATTTTAAGAAATGTCCAAAACTTCAAGTGGTATGCAACAATGAAGAATGCCAGCACAAGTCTATTCGTGAAGAAATGCCTAACCATATAGCTTCCTGTAGCAAGAAGAAAATCCCATGTTCAGAATGTCATGTGTGTGTTAAATGGGAATTGATGCAAAAACATCAAGCTGAACAATGTCCTAATGCTGTAATTCAATGTCCATTGGATTGTGGAAGTACAATACCCAG GAGCAGCATTACCCTTCATCTCCATCAGTGTCCAGAAAAGGTTTGTTTGTGCAAGGTTCCGGGGTGTAAGAAGATGATGAAAAGAAAGGATTTAACAAGCCACATAATGGAAGCGGCCAGTTCTCATTATGTGCTCCAGTTAAGCGAAATAAAACGACTTCGTCGAATAATACACAAT AGGTGTAAGCCCGAAAGAACATTGGTGGAAGTGGAAAGCATTGTATCCTTCCGTTGGAGACTATTAAACTTCCCGGCAATGTTAAGGGACCAAACGGATGCCACTGGAGATGACCCCATAACAAGTGAAGTGTTTTCATGTGAGAGGCATAAGTGGCGGGGACTACTAACAGATAAAAAAAGTTTGTTTCTGCAATTGGTATCAGCATCCCATCCAATTACAGCAGAATTTCG GATTGTATTGATGCCTGgacaagaaaagcagaaagagTTCCGTTCGGAAAAGACAACATTAAAGGAAGGAGAAATGTGGGGTGGAGATGTCTGTGATATAGAAAGTTTTGTGGAGGAAGACGGCCGCATAAacattaaatttattattttttatctgaACATGTAA
- the LOC136907187 gene encoding uncharacterized protein yields the protein MEDVPLHFTIHRGGKLVTHESPIDDHCAATLVKRAAEEAAQMLSSQVSFYGSYTFLGPQELSNTLPDDSQATQEQLPEDGDIIKEKKRRKDKRTTSERKRAKKEKSATASTETD from the exons ATGGAAGATGTACCTCTTCACTTTACTATCCATCGTGGAGGAAAATTAGTTACACATGAATCCCCAATTGACGACCACTGTGCAGCAACCCTGGTGAAAAGA GCAGCAGAAGAGGCTGCACAGATGTTGAGTTCACAG GTTTCATTTTATGGCAGTTACACATTTCTTGGACCTCAAGAACTATCTAATACATTGCCTG ATGATAGCCAAGCAACACAAGAACAACTGCCAGAAGATGGTGACattataaaagaaaagaaaaggagaaaggaCAAACGAACCACTTCGGAAAGAAAGAGAGCAAAGAAAGAGAAATCTGCAACTGCTTCAACTGAAACTGACTGA